A single Kwoniella bestiolae CBS 10118 chromosome 6, complete sequence DNA region contains:
- a CDS encoding adenylylsulfate kinase: protein MATNITFHPGSVTQDERNQLLNQKGATIWLTGLSASGKSTIATALEQHLLHKKLHAYRLDGDNIRFGLNKDLGFDQASRVENIRRIGEVSLLFSLSSTIAITAFISPYVSDRELARTLHENHSPAIPFIEVYVDAPLSVVEQRDPKGLYKKARAGEIKDFTGISAPYEAPAKPEIHIRTDQVDVAGAVEIIVKYLEEKGLIPA, encoded by the exons ATGGCTACCAacatcaccttccaccctG GCTCAGTCACTCAAGATGAGCGAAATCAGCTGTTAAACCAAAAGGGAGCTACCATCTGGTTGACCGGACTCAGTGCCTCTGGTAAA TCCACCATCGCTACCGCCTTGGAACAACATCTCTTGCACAAGAAATTGCACGCTTATAGGTTGGATGGAGATAATATCAGATTCGGAttgaacaag GACCTCGGATTTGACCAAGCTTCCCGAGTCGAGAAC ATCCGAAGAATAGGCGAAGTCTCCCTCctattctccctctcatccaccataGCCATAACAGCCTTCATCTCACCCTACGTCTCCGACAGAGAACTCGCCAGGACGTTACACGAGAACCACTCGCCCGCCATCCCTTTTATTGAGGTTTACGTGGATGCTCCGCTGAGTGTGGTCGAGCAGAGGGATCCTAAGGGGTTGTATAAGAAGGCTAGAGCTGGGGAGATCAAGG ACTTCACTGGTATCTCGGCACCATACGAGGCTCCCGCCAAACCTGAAATCCACATTAGGACCGACCAAGTCGATGTCGCCGGTGCCGTCGAGATTATCGTTAAGTACCTCGAAGAGAAGGGCTTGATCCCTGCTTAA
- a CDS encoding mitochondrial inner membrane protease ATP23 — protein MSASSSSSSTTPTDPSEQPERLRSPAFERWRLSLSNFTGLGLSDEEKERRVLERDWDKCEKYKRDLMSNSPMITFLLSHLKHSGCEFDSSAIQCHPCPETRSGGFSPDHGILMCQNRFFSKKHMEDTLSHELIHAFDHCRFRVDWGNLRHHACSEIRAANLSGDCRWTREVKRGFYSFNKQHQACVKRRAILSVLANPSCKSPEMAEKAVNEVWESCFKDTRPFDEIY, from the exons ATGTCTgcttcgtcctcctcctcttccaccactccGACAGACCCATCCGAACAGCCCGAACGCCTTCGATCACCTGCATTCgagagatggagattgtCCCTATCGAACTTTACTGGCCTGGGACTGAGcgacgaagagaaggaacggAGGGTGTTGGAGAGGGATTGGGATAAGTGTGAGAAGTATAAGCGGGATTTGATGAGTAATA GCCCAATGAtaaccttcctcctctcccacctgAAACACTCCGGCTGCGAATTCgattcatcagctatccaATGCCACCCATGTCCCGAGACTCGTTCTGGCGGTTTCTCGCCAGATCATGGAATATTGATGTGTCAGAATAGGTTTTTCTCGAAGAAGCATATGGAAGATACGCTGTCGCATGAACTTATACATGCGTTTGATCATTGTAGATTTAGGGTGGATTGGGGGAATTTGAGGCATCATGCGTGCtctgag ATACGCGCAGCAAACTTATCTGGAGATTGTAGGTGGACGAGGGAGGTGAAAAGGGGTTTCTACAGCTTCAACAAGCAGCATCAG GCATGCGTCAAACGCCGTGCGATACTTTCCGTCCTAGCCAACCCATCGTGCAAATCGCCTGAGATGGCTGAAAAAGCTGTTAACGAAGTTTGGGAGAGCTGTTTCAAGGATACTAGACCGTTTGATGAGATCTACTAG
- a CDS encoding serine/threonine-protein phosphatase PP2A catalytic subunit, translating to MSSNDDVDSWIAQLMQCKPLSEPEVKKLCDKAREVLMEESNVQPVRCPVTVCGDIHGQFHDLSELFRIGGNSPDTNYLFMGDYVDRGYYSVETVTLLVALKLRYRDRVTILRGNHESRQITQVYGFYDECLRKYGNANVWKFFTDLFDYLPLTALIDNQIFCLHGGLSPSIDTLDHIRSIDRIQEVPHEGPMCDLLWSDPDDRCGWGISPRGAGYTFGQDISEAFNHNNGLTLVARAHQLVMEGFSWSQERNVVTIFSAPNYCYRCGNQAAILEVDDALKYTFLQFDPAPRAGEPLVSRRPPDYFL from the exons ATGTCATCAAACGACGATGTCGACTCGTGGATCGCTCAGTTGATGCAATGTAAGCCCCTGAGCGAACCTGAAGTGAAGAAGTTGTGtgataag GCTCGAGAAGTCTTGATGGAAGAATCAAATGTTCAACCTGTACGGTGCCCTGTGACGGTCTGTGGTGATATCCATGGACAGTTT CACGACCTCTCAGAACTCTTCCGAATCGGCGGTAACTCCCCCGACACCAACTACCTCTTCATGGGAGACTACGTCGACAGAGGATACTACTCCGTCGAGACCGTCACTCTCCTTGTCGCTTTGAAATTGAGATACAGAGATAGAGTGACGATTCTCAGAGGGAATCACGAGTCGAGGCAGATCACTCAGGTGTATGGGTTCTACGATGAATGTCTTAGGAAATATGGGAATGCCAATGTTTGGAAGTTCTTTACGGATTTGTTCGATTATTTGCCTTTGACGGCGTTGATTGATAATCAG ATCTTCTGTCTCCACGGTGGTCTCTCCCCATCTATCGATACCCTCGACCACATCCGATCCATCGACCGAATCCAAGAAGTACCGCACGAGGGTCCCATGTGTGACTTGCTCTGGTCCGACCCTGATGATAGGTGCGGTTGGGGTATAAGTCCTAGAGGTGCTGGGTATACTTTCGGGCAAGATATCTCGGAGGCGTTTA ACCATAACAACGGCTTGACGTTGGTAGCTCGAGCACATCAATTGGTAATGGAAGGTTTCTCGTGGTCGCAAGAGCGAAACGTAGTTACCATCTTCTCCGCGCCAAATTACTGTTATAGATGTGGAAACCAGGCTGCTATATTAGAAGTTGATGATGCTTTGAAATACACCTT CCTACAATTCGACCCTGCGCCCAGAGCTGGAGAACCCCTTGTATCGCGACGACCACCAGACTAT TTCCTCTAA